Below is a window of Piliocolobus tephrosceles isolate RC106 unplaced genomic scaffold, ASM277652v3 unscaffolded_4156, whole genome shotgun sequence DNA.
attttgaaacatattCTATACTTATTGTCTTCACTTGATTTTTCACTTACTCCCCCACCCACACAATCTGACTTCTACCTCCACACTCCACTGGAACCACTCACAAAGGAAGCCAAAACCTTTGTACTGCCAATTCCCTCAGGCGGCTGCCGAAGATGGCGGAGGTGCAGGTCCTGGTGCTCGATGATCGAGGCCATCTCCTGGGCCGCCTGGCGGCCATCCTTGCTAAACAGGTACTGCTGGGCCGGAAGGTGGTGGTCGTACGCTGCGAAGGCATCAACATTTCTGGCAATTTCTACAGAAACAAGTTGAAGTACCTGGCTTTCCTTCGCAAGCGGATGAACACCAACCCTTCCCGAGGACCCTACCACTTCCGGGCCCCCAGCCGCATCTTCTGGCGGACCATGCCAGGCATGCTGCCTCACAAGACCAAGCGAGGCCAGGCTGCCCTGTACCGC
It encodes the following:
- the LOC111533013 gene encoding 60S ribosomal protein L13a-like — its product is MAEVQVLVLDDRGHLLGRLAAILAKQVLLGRKVVVVRCEGINISGNFYRNKLKYLAFLRKRMNTNPSRGPYHFRAPSRIFWRTMPGMLPHKTKRGQAALYRLKVFDGIPPPYDKKKRMVVPAALKVMRLKSTRKFAYLGRLAHE